The Methanobrevibacter gottschalkii DSM 11977 genome includes a region encoding these proteins:
- a CDS encoding O-acetylhomoserine aminocarboxypropyltransferase/cysteine synthase family protein, whose amino-acid sequence MNNKDYGLATLGVRAGQQPDPATGAQAVPIYQTTSYVFKDASEAARRFALQEFGQIYSRLTNPTSDVFEARIAAIEGGNSGLSTSSGLAAISYAILNVTGPGDNIVSADNLYGGTYQLFNYTFKDLAREVKFVNSQDLQAFEDAIDEKTKAIYVESIGNPKLDVPDFEALAEIAHSHDIPLIVDNTVGVGLVRPLLHGADVIAASATKYVGGHGTAVGGYIVDSGKFNWGNGKFDNFTKADPSYHGLVFWDAFGDVPELGNIAFTVRARARLLRDLGATQAPVHSFIFLQGLESLDVRVKRHSENALKVAKFLESHPKVNWVNYPGLESHATYENNKKYLKNHFAGILGFGVKGGEEAGKKVIENLKLFSILANIGDAKSLAIHPASTTHQQLTPEEQEATGVTPDFIRLSIGLEDADDLIEDLSQALDCID is encoded by the coding sequence ATGAATAATAAAGATTATGGTTTAGCAACATTAGGTGTACGTGCAGGTCAACAACCAGATCCTGCAACTGGGGCTCAAGCAGTTCCTATTTATCAGACAACTTCATATGTATTTAAAGATGCAAGTGAAGCTGCTAGGAGATTCGCCCTTCAAGAGTTTGGTCAAATTTATTCCAGACTTACTAATCCTACCAGCGATGTATTTGAAGCAAGAATAGCTGCTATTGAAGGTGGTAATTCAGGTCTTTCAACATCAAGTGGTCTTGCAGCAATTTCATATGCAATTTTAAATGTAACTGGTCCTGGAGACAACATTGTTTCTGCCGACAACCTTTACGGCGGTACTTACCAATTATTTAACTATACTTTCAAAGATTTAGCACGTGAAGTCAAATTTGTAAATTCACAGGATTTGCAAGCTTTCGAAGATGCAATTGATGAAAAAACAAAAGCAATTTATGTGGAATCTATTGGTAATCCAAAATTAGATGTACCTGACTTTGAAGCATTAGCAGAAATTGCACATTCTCATGATATTCCATTGATTGTGGATAACACGGTGGGTGTTGGATTAGTTAGGCCATTATTACACGGAGCTGATGTAATTGCTGCTTCTGCAACTAAATATGTTGGCGGTCATGGAACTGCTGTTGGAGGATATATTGTTGACTCCGGTAAATTTAACTGGGGTAATGGCAAGTTCGATAATTTCACAAAAGCAGATCCAAGTTATCATGGATTAGTATTTTGGGATGCATTTGGTGATGTTCCAGAATTGGGAAACATTGCATTTACTGTAAGAGCAAGGGCAAGACTTTTAAGAGATCTGGGAGCAACTCAAGCACCGGTACATAGCTTCATTTTCTTACAGGGACTTGAAAGTTTAGATGTACGTGTAAAAAGACATTCTGAAAATGCACTCAAAGTAGCTAAATTTTTAGAATCACATCCTAAAGTTAACTGGGTAAATTATCCTGGATTGGAATCTCATGCAACTTATGAAAATAATAAAAAATACTTAAAAAATCATTTTGCAGGTATCTTAGGATTTGGTGTTAAAGGTGGAGAGGAAGCAGGTAAAAAGGTCATTGAAAACTTAAAATTGTTCTCCATACTTGCAAACATTGGTGATGCAAAAAGTCTTGCAATACATCCTGCAAGTACAACACACCAGCAATTAACTCCTGAGGAACAGGAAGCAACAGGTGTAACACCTGATTTTATTAGGCTTTCTATTGGTTTGGAAGATGCTGATGATTTAATTGAAGATTTAAGTCAAGCTTTAGATTGTATTGACTGA
- the nifS gene encoding cysteine desulfurase NifS, which translates to MYLDNSATTQVSKEVFEEMKPYFREEFGNPSTLYKLGRESKKALDQARQRVANAINAKPEEIYFTSGGSESDNLAIKGIVFKLAKKGKHIITTEIEHPAVKRTLQFLESLDFKVTYLPVYENGIIKIDDLKEAITDETILISVMHGNNELGTIQPIEEIGKVAREKGINFHTDAVQTFGKIEVDVEKLNVDLLALSSHKINGPKGVGALYIKKGTRLEPLIHGGGQEKGIRSGTENVPGIVGFGKACELAADQLDEHYEKLTSIRNEISDKILNTIPEAYLNGDAEKRLPNLLNFRFKAIEGESLILLLDAKGYQASTGSACSSNTLEASPVLTALGLDPVDVHGSLRISLAPESEEFDVDDFVNTVAESVARLREMSPLWNQEIDYDGVMCRKNDNCKRC; encoded by the coding sequence ATGTATTTAGACAACTCAGCTACTACACAAGTTAGCAAAGAAGTTTTTGAAGAAATGAAACCATATTTCAGAGAAGAGTTTGGAAATCCTTCAACTCTTTATAAACTTGGTCGTGAATCTAAAAAAGCGTTAGATCAAGCTCGTCAAAGAGTGGCGAATGCCATTAATGCAAAGCCTGAGGAAATCTATTTCACCAGTGGTGGATCAGAGTCAGATAATTTGGCAATTAAAGGGATTGTTTTTAAATTAGCAAAAAAAGGTAAACATATAATCACAACTGAAATCGAACATCCTGCTGTCAAAAGGACTTTACAATTCTTGGAGTCTTTGGATTTTAAAGTCACTTATCTGCCGGTTTATGAAAATGGCATTATTAAAATTGACGACTTGAAGGAAGCTATTACTGATGAAACTATTTTAATTAGTGTCATGCATGGTAATAATGAACTCGGCACCATACAGCCAATTGAAGAAATCGGTAAGGTTGCTCGTGAAAAAGGAATTAATTTTCATACCGATGCAGTTCAAACTTTCGGTAAAATTGAAGTTGATGTTGAAAAATTAAATGTGGATTTGCTTGCTTTATCTTCTCATAAAATCAATGGACCAAAAGGTGTCGGAGCATTATATATCAAAAAAGGAACTCGTTTAGAACCGTTAATTCATGGTGGAGGTCAGGAAAAAGGAATTCGCTCCGGTACTGAAAATGTCCCTGGAATTGTTGGATTTGGAAAAGCATGTGAATTAGCAGCAGATCAACTTGATGAACACTATGAAAAGTTAACATCAATCAGAAATGAAATCTCTGATAAAATATTAAATACTATTCCTGAAGCTTATTTAAATGGTGATGCAGAAAAAAGATTGCCGAATCTACTTAATTTCAGATTTAAAGCTATTGAAGGTGAATCTTTAATTTTACTGCTTGATGCAAAAGGTTATCAGGCTTCAACTGGATCTGCATGTTCTTCTAATACATTAGAAGCATCCCCAGTTTTAACAGCATTAGGATTGGATCCTGTTGATGTACATGGATCACTTAGAATATCCCTTGCTCCTGAAAGTGAAGAATTTGATGTAGATGATTTTGTTAATACTGTTGCCGAATCAGTTGCAAGATTAAGAGAAATGTCACCACTCTGGAATCAGGAAATTGATTATGATGGTGTAATGTGTAGAAAAAATGATAATTGTAAAAGGTGTTAA
- the nifU gene encoding Fe-S cluster assembly scaffold protein NifU produces the protein MDYSEKVMDHFANPRNSRKMEDANGVGTVGNPTCGDLMTIYIKVEDNIIKDISFQTFGCGAAIATSSMITEIAVGKTLEEALKISRNDVAEELDGLPPVKMHCSNLAADGLQAAIENYYENNQ, from the coding sequence ATGGATTATTCAGAAAAAGTAATGGATCATTTCGCAAATCCAAGAAATAGTAGGAAAATGGAAGATGCAAATGGGGTTGGAACTGTTGGAAACCCGACATGTGGAGACTTAATGACAATTTATATTAAAGTTGAAGATAACATTATTAAAGATATTTCATTCCAAACATTTGGTTGCGGTGCAGCAATTGCAACAAGTAGTATGATTACTGAAATTGCTGTTGGAAAAACATTAGAGGAAGCATTAAAAATCTCAAGAAATGATGTTGCAGAAGAATTGGATGGGCTTCCACCAGTTAAAATGCACTGTTCAAACCTTGCTGCTGATGGTCTTCAAGCTGCTATCGAAAACTATTATGAAAACAATCAATAA
- a CDS encoding desulfoferrodoxin family protein, with protein sequence MANFVKCDKCGSILGMFVKGEGEVCSPDLLEIPVQTEGDKAPKHKPVVEVDGDKLTVKVGEVAHPMDDDHYIQFVAVEIGSELYAKCFKPGDVAEATFTIGADKSADAVAYAFCNLHGLWSSE encoded by the coding sequence ATGGCAAATTTTGTAAAATGTGATAAATGTGGAAGTATTTTAGGTATGTTTGTTAAAGGTGAAGGAGAAGTCTGCAGTCCAGATTTACTTGAAATTCCTGTACAAACCGAAGGAGACAAAGCTCCTAAACACAAACCTGTTGTTGAAGTTGACGGAGACAAATTAACTGTAAAAGTTGGAGAAGTTGCTCATCCTATGGATGATGATCATTATATCCAATTTGTTGCTGTTGAAATTGGTTCTGAATTATATGCAAAATGCTTCAAACCAGGGGATGTTGCAGAAGCAACTTTCACTATTGGTGCAGACAAATCTGCTGATGCTGTAGCATATGCATTCTGTAATTTACACGGACTTTGGTCCAGTGAATAA
- a CDS encoding DHH family phosphoesterase has translation MKTKCPKCKGIGSVVVDYKECKACGGTGYEDDAFNIGNHFKGVNSNAKAKFDLGGEEDIPCEACNGKGQIEVFEECSHCHGTGQINVCRDCGKSIGDQHDLCAECEEKRKLEKAKHDKFEARRSAARDVYILDSLCKMSDIDKDKLYKGRITRVEKYGAFVTLNNNVWGLMRGDNFGYNVGDDVIVYVTAIKSRERKIDLAPAHVESYNIKKLTKTFPRTLIGKLEEKKGRMVRIDGEVQQIQQTSGPTIFIISDETGSSEIAAFDKAGERSYPEIELGDAVQVVGEVNEHGGKTQIESSSMVKLNEENTAKLHKLIDDALNKKAEPQHVDFLVESDILNRLKPKMREAAQKIRRAILDGRTILLRHHNDADGICSGVAMEKAIIPLIEKVNPSNDAQYYYFKRSPSKAPFYELEDVVKDLSFALEDQERHGQKLPLIVLLDNGSTEEDIVALMQAKIYDIEVVVIDHHSPGELLTKNIQDGKIYGATVAVDEYVDCHVNPYLVGGDSQLTAGALATEVAHLINPDVKEVIKHLPAVAALGDKAECSEADQYLEIANQKGFEREHLAKIAECVDFEAFFLRFMNGRGIMDTILAVDNIDKHEKMIDALYKEYQKRVDTQLKATLPNIKRTQFENGIYFNLIDVEKYAHKFTFPAPGKTCGFVHDNVKQELGEDKPIVTLGHGPDFGVFRATDAVNEQYGFNVNEIVSKMMDSVPQAGIDGGGHECAGSIKYIEGLGEEVLSKVIGEIQSLSKN, from the coding sequence TTGAAAACAAAGTGTCCAAAATGTAAAGGAATTGGTTCAGTAGTTGTGGACTATAAAGAATGTAAAGCCTGTGGTGGAACTGGCTATGAAGATGATGCTTTTAATATTGGTAATCATTTTAAAGGTGTAAACAGTAATGCAAAAGCGAAATTTGACTTAGGCGGAGAAGAAGATATTCCATGTGAAGCATGCAATGGAAAAGGTCAAATCGAAGTTTTTGAAGAATGTTCTCATTGTCATGGAACTGGTCAGATTAATGTATGTAGAGATTGCGGGAAATCAATTGGAGATCAACATGATTTATGTGCTGAGTGCGAGGAGAAAAGAAAATTGGAAAAAGCTAAGCACGATAAATTTGAAGCTCGTAGAAGTGCGGCCCGTGATGTTTACATCTTAGATTCATTATGTAAAATGAGTGATATTGACAAAGACAAATTATACAAAGGAAGAATTACAAGGGTTGAAAAATATGGTGCTTTTGTTACTCTAAACAATAATGTTTGGGGACTTATGAGGGGTGACAACTTTGGTTATAATGTTGGAGATGATGTAATTGTATATGTTACTGCAATTAAATCTAGAGAAAGAAAAATAGACTTAGCTCCAGCTCATGTTGAATCTTATAATATTAAAAAATTAACTAAAACATTCCCAAGGACTTTAATAGGTAAACTCGAAGAGAAAAAAGGTAGGATGGTTAGAATTGATGGGGAGGTTCAACAGATCCAACAAACTTCCGGTCCAACTATATTCATAATTAGTGATGAAACTGGTTCTAGTGAAATTGCAGCGTTTGATAAAGCAGGTGAGAGATCATATCCGGAAATCGAACTGGGTGATGCAGTGCAAGTTGTCGGTGAAGTTAATGAACATGGTGGAAAGACACAAATTGAGTCATCTTCAATGGTAAAACTCAACGAAGAAAATACTGCAAAATTACATAAATTAATTGACGATGCATTAAACAAGAAAGCTGAACCACAACATGTTGATTTCTTAGTTGAAAGTGATATTTTAAACAGACTTAAACCTAAGATGAGGGAAGCTGCACAAAAAATCAGAAGAGCAATACTTGATGGTAGGACAATTTTACTCAGACACCATAATGATGCAGATGGTATTTGTTCAGGTGTTGCAATGGAAAAAGCTATTATTCCATTAATAGAGAAAGTAAATCCTAGCAATGATGCTCAATATTATTATTTCAAAAGATCTCCTAGTAAAGCTCCATTTTATGAACTTGAGGATGTTGTTAAAGATTTATCTTTTGCACTGGAGGATCAAGAAAGGCATGGTCAAAAATTGCCATTAATTGTTCTTTTAGATAATGGATCAACTGAAGAGGATATTGTTGCTTTGATGCAAGCCAAAATTTATGATATCGAAGTTGTTGTTATTGACCATCATTCTCCCGGTGAATTACTTACTAAAAATATTCAAGATGGAAAAATATATGGAGCTACAGTTGCAGTTGATGAATATGTTGACTGTCATGTAAATCCTTATTTGGTTGGTGGAGATTCACAGCTTACTGCAGGAGCTCTTGCAACAGAAGTTGCACACTTAATTAATCCGGATGTAAAAGAAGTAATCAAACATCTGCCGGCTGTTGCAGCATTAGGAGATAAGGCTGAATGCAGCGAGGCTGACCAATATTTGGAAATTGCTAATCAGAAAGGTTTTGAAAGAGAACATTTAGCTAAAATTGCAGAATGTGTTGACTTTGAAGCATTTTTCTTAAGATTTATGAATGGCCGAGGAATAATGGATACAATTCTTGCTGTTGATAATATTGATAAACATGAAAAGATGATTGATGCATTATATAAGGAATATCAAAAAAGAGTTGACACTCAACTTAAAGCAACACTTCCGAATATTAAAAGAACTCAATTTGAAAACGGAATTTACTTTAATCTCATTGATGTTGAAAAATATGCACATAAGTTTACATTCCCTGCTCCAGGTAAAACTTGCGGTTTTGTCCATGATAATGTAAAACAGGAGTTAGGTGAAGATAAACCTATTGTAACATTAGGGCATGGTCCTGATTTTGGAGTGTTCAGAGCTACTGATGCTGTTAATGAACAATATGGATTTAATGTAAATGAAATTGTATCTAAAATGATGGATTCAGTGCCTCAAGCAGGTATTGATGGAGGAGGTCATGAATGTGCCGGATCCATCAAATATATTGAGGGATTAGGGGAAGAAGTTTTATCAAAAGTTATTGGAGAAATCCAATCCTTATCTAAAAACTAA
- a CDS encoding zinc ribbon domain-containing protein, with the protein MTLENYCKKCGHRILPNNPYCPGCGCKTIYTENDESYVFTPPVHDIGFFNFSIDFSPYIMSNRDDFKYDICHCGYLNDVTNEFCYMCGAKRFHSKLARFLKNRSKPKFNLDNVLCECGAVNSKENSFCEMCGKQLHEHETKIYKSNNYSNFNLEFKNSVFCFCGEENEESSQFCRNCGLPLINYGHLSDMALLCVCSTLNDINSSFCIECGLNLKKENSLIVCVCGHKNPISAKFCQNCERPLNPKRLINSKILCSCGEILDWNTEFCPNCGKNIKNRMIIRNSINNTVKSLKSIFR; encoded by the coding sequence ATGACTTTAGAGAATTATTGTAAAAAATGCGGCCATAGGATTCTTCCAAATAATCCATATTGTCCCGGATGCGGATGTAAAACAATTTACACAGAAAATGACGAATCTTATGTTTTTACACCACCGGTACATGATATTGGATTTTTTAATTTTTCAATTGATTTTTCTCCATATATTATGAGTAATCGGGATGATTTCAAATATGATATATGTCATTGCGGATACCTAAATGATGTAACCAATGAATTTTGTTATATGTGTGGTGCAAAAAGATTCCATAGTAAACTAGCTAGATTTTTAAAAAACAGATCCAAACCAAAATTTAATTTGGATAATGTTTTATGTGAATGCGGTGCTGTTAACTCTAAAGAGAATTCCTTTTGTGAAATGTGTGGAAAACAGCTGCATGAACATGAAACTAAAATATACAAAAGTAATAATTACAGTAATTTTAATTTGGAATTTAAGAATTCTGTTTTCTGCTTTTGCGGTGAAGAAAACGAAGAATCTTCTCAATTCTGTAGAAACTGCGGATTGCCGTTGATAAATTATGGTCATTTATCTGACATGGCATTATTATGTGTTTGTTCTACTTTAAATGATATTAACTCTTCTTTTTGTATTGAATGTGGATTAAACTTAAAAAAAGAGAATTCTCTTATTGTTTGTGTTTGTGGACATAAAAATCCTATTTCGGCTAAATTTTGTCAAAATTGTGAAAGGCCATTAAATCCTAAAAGATTAATTAACTCAAAAATCCTTTGTTCATGTGGGGAAATTCTTGACTGGAATACAGAGTTCTGCCCTAATTGTGGCAAAAATATTAAAAATAGGATGATTATAAGGAATTCTATTAACAATACAGTAAAGAGTCTTAAAAGTATATTTAGGTAG
- a CDS encoding zinc ribbon domain-containing protein, with the protein MKKCDVCGTLNFKDNNYCTHCGNKFIFEHVCPYCGSINEDYANFCANCNGQINPISINDFDILFSEFNENCLLNAKISDEKYNDLLRNIFLRADFTEIHGNTIKDKILNLASIFTQCKPKSRGYERGFIFLGNYIYYDDRLDESVQIATIIHELAHYLIFSIIESLLCDIFNVKTSTTLQSFIWYFLMIPEFKIMNEYCAHTVEGRFIPYGYQNYGSFNLLVKNTSFDEDSIKTMEMFGNSFANEIIIYLEKYIGNDLRQEIKLQYKMDLKSPSYDSILMETDECFNLNDKNRMLLKILYDVFKEASNPNVICELKNIKEGIDLN; encoded by the coding sequence TTGAAAAAATGTGATGTTTGCGGAACTTTAAATTTTAAAGATAATAATTACTGTACTCATTGTGGCAATAAATTTATTTTTGAGCATGTCTGTCCTTATTGTGGTTCAATTAATGAGGATTATGCGAATTTCTGTGCTAATTGTAATGGGCAAATCAATCCAATTTCTATTAATGATTTCGATATATTATTTAGTGAATTTAATGAAAATTGTTTATTAAATGCTAAAATAAGTGATGAAAAATATAATGATTTATTAAGAAATATTTTTTTAAGAGCAGATTTTACAGAAATTCATGGCAATACCATAAAAGATAAAATTCTAAACTTAGCTAGTATTTTCACGCAATGTAAACCTAAATCAAGAGGCTATGAAAGAGGATTTATATTTTTAGGCAATTATATTTATTATGATGATAGATTAGACGAATCTGTTCAAATTGCAACTATTATTCATGAATTAGCACATTATTTAATATTCAGTATTATTGAATCCTTATTGTGTGATATATTTAATGTAAAAACATCAACAACATTACAAAGCTTCATATGGTATTTTTTAATGATTCCTGAATTTAAAATCATGAATGAATACTGTGCACATACTGTTGAAGGCAGATTCATTCCATATGGATATCAGAATTATGGTTCTTTTAATCTATTGGTAAAAAACACATCTTTTGATGAAGATTCTATAAAAACCATGGAAATGTTCGGTAATTCATTTGCAAATGAAATAATCATTTATCTGGAAAAATATATTGGAAATGATTTAAGACAGGAAATAAAATTACAATATAAAATGGATTTAAAAAGTCCGAGTTATGATTCAATATTAATGGAAACTGATGAGTGTTTTAATTTAAATGATAAAAATAGGATGTTATTGAAAATTTTGTATGATGTTTTTAAGGAAGCTTCAAATCCAAATGTTATATGTGAGTTAAAAAATATTAAAGAGGGGATTGATTTAAATTAA
- a CDS encoding transcriptional regulator yields the protein MGNEKDELLKLTSYVQISKYREKTLKSIGDDVKIPTNIAKDSGIRTNHISKVLSELKSKEIVECINEEARKGRLYRLTDTGKDVLETIKVKEEKENKD from the coding sequence ATGGGAAATGAAAAAGACGAACTTTTGAAATTAACTTCATATGTTCAAATTTCTAAATATAGAGAAAAAACACTCAAATCCATTGGTGATGATGTAAAAATACCCACTAACATCGCAAAAGATAGTGGAATTAGAACTAATCATATTTCAAAGGTTCTAAGTGAATTAAAAAGCAAAGAAATTGTTGAATGTATAAATGAAGAAGCTCGTAAAGGAAGATTATACAGATTAACAGATACTGGAAAGGACGTATTAGAAACTATTAAAGTAAAAGAGGAAAAAGAAAATAAGGATTAA
- a CDS encoding zinc ribbon domain-containing protein: protein MKCKYCGIENKKSAKFCTSCGKPLNESPEPTGGNSKLIIIALIAIIIILVGTIGFFVLNNNFNSHDSEIPNNTVSSQESNSANIQDSDNGGDVKTQVTSSQTTNSKSWEPIGSYSGSGSGSKTITVPEGKIKVEFSAYPIKNYATNYLTVSGSNGESGGVDWGSHSAVKTKSDSFIYTSSSSETFTIDYYETVSWEVHFYRYQ from the coding sequence ATGAAATGTAAGTATTGTGGTATTGAGAATAAGAAAAGTGCTAAATTTTGTACAAGTTGTGGTAAACCACTAAATGAAAGTCCCGAACCTACCGGAGGGAACTCTAAACTTATCATAATTGCATTAATTGCTATTATAATAATTCTTGTTGGAACTATTGGATTTTTTGTATTGAACAATAATTTTAATAGTCATGATAGTGAGATTCCAAATAATACAGTTTCTTCTCAGGAAAGTAACTCTGCAAATATTCAAGATTCCGATAATGGTGGGGATGTCAAAACTCAGGTGACATCATCTCAGACAACTAACTCTAAATCATGGGAGCCGATTGGAAGTTATTCAGGTTCAGGTTCAGGTTCTAAAACAATTACGGTACCTGAAGGTAAAATAAAAGTGGAATTTTCTGCATATCCTATTAAAAATTATGCTACTAATTATTTAACAGTTTCCGGATCTAATGGTGAGTCTGGTGGAGTAGATTGGGGTTCTCATAGTGCTGTTAAGACTAAATCTGATTCATTTATCTATACTTCCAGCTCTTCTGAGACATTTACTATTGATTATTATGAAACTGTAAGTTGGGAAGTTCATTTTTACAGGTATCAGTAA
- the rnp3 gene encoding ribonuclease P protein component 3, producing the protein MFFDLNIKGSTLENNIKLAKEASFYGWNHINFSYNANNFLNALNFKDELNKALGDIIDFDYTLEIKSSNINDIRKSVNKFRNRSSCISVVGGDLKVNRATLENIKIDVLSRPYLRRYDCGLNHVLAKEAEKNNVAVELCFKDVLKSYLSYRSKILSNFKDIYTLYRKFDFPLVLSSRAESVFDIRTTHDFITFFKQTGLTDAEINKSFKTADNILKYNKNRENLILKGVMRVTDET; encoded by the coding sequence ATGTTTTTTGATCTGAATATTAAAGGGAGTACATTAGAAAATAATATCAAATTAGCTAAAGAAGCTTCTTTTTATGGTTGGAATCATATTAATTTTTCATATAATGCAAACAACTTTTTAAATGCATTAAATTTTAAAGATGAGTTGAATAAGGCATTGGGAGATATCATTGACTTTGATTATACTTTAGAAATCAAATCGTCAAACATTAATGATATTCGGAAGTCTGTTAATAAATTTAGGAATAGGTCCTCATGTATCTCCGTTGTTGGCGGTGATTTAAAGGTCAATAGAGCCACATTAGAAAATATAAAAATAGATGTTTTATCAAGACCATATCTTAGAAGATATGATTGTGGTTTAAATCATGTACTTGCAAAGGAAGCAGAAAAGAATAATGTAGCAGTCGAGTTATGTTTTAAGGATGTATTGAAAAGCTATTTGTCTTATAGATCAAAAATTCTTTCTAATTTTAAAGATATTTATACATTGTATAGAAAATTTGACTTTCCTTTGGTGCTGTCTTCAAGAGCGGAATCTGTATTTGATATTAGAACTACTCATGATTTTATTACTTTTTTTAAACAAACCGGTTTAACAGATGCAGAAATTAATAAATCCTTTAAAACAGCAGATAATATTTTAAAATACAATAAGAATAGGGAAAATTTAATTTTGAAGGGTGTTATGAGGGTTACAGATGAAACTTAA
- a CDS encoding Rpp14/Pop5 family protein, whose amino-acid sequence MKLKVLPPTLRKNNRYLTVDVKVTCQITKDDLVAIVWDACIRFQGELNTANFNLWVMKFFEIEKRDDYYRYRSIIRCQRDYVDEVRSSFALTNRYGNNMISITTIGLSGTIKSSGKYI is encoded by the coding sequence ATGAAACTTAAGGTATTGCCACCTACACTTAGGAAAAATAATAGGTATCTTACTGTAGATGTTAAGGTTACCTGTCAAATTACAAAAGATGATTTAGTTGCAATTGTCTGGGATGCATGTATCCGTTTTCAGGGGGAACTTAACACTGCTAATTTTAATTTATGGGTTATGAAATTCTTTGAAATTGAAAAACGTGATGATTATTATAGGTATAGATCAATTATCAGATGTCAACGGGATTATGTTGATGAAGTAAGGTCTTCTTTTGCTTTGACCAATAGATATGGTAATAATATGATTTCAATTACTACTATTGGATTGTCGGGTACTATAAAATCATCTGGAAAATACATTTAG
- the psmA gene encoding archaeal proteasome endopeptidase complex subunit alpha, translating into MQPLQNAGYDRAITVFSPDGRLFQVEYAREAVKRGTTSIGVKSSEGIVLAVDKRTTSKLVEASSIEKIFKIDDHIGAATSGLVADARALVERARVEAQINKITYSEPIRVTSLSKKLCDMLQLYTQNGGVRPFGSALIIGGVYDGVCKLFETDPSGALIEYKATAIGSGRSAAMEIFEEKYEDDLTLDEAIELALTAINEATDHDTVSNNVEIAVIKVDGEKYVKLSQDEVQKYIDEVLVEEEEEESADSQEDEE; encoded by the coding sequence ATGCAACCTTTACAAAATGCTGGATATGATAGAGCAATTACTGTATTTAGCCCAGATGGAAGACTTTTCCAAGTAGAATATGCAAGAGAAGCTGTTAAAAGAGGAACTACATCTATAGGTGTAAAAAGTTCTGAAGGTATTGTTTTAGCTGTTGATAAAAGAACTACTTCTAAATTAGTTGAAGCATCATCTATTGAAAAAATATTCAAAATTGATGATCACATTGGAGCAGCTACTTCAGGTCTTGTTGCTGATGCAAGAGCTTTAGTTGAAAGAGCAAGAGTTGAAGCACAAATAAATAAAATAACTTATAGTGAACCTATTCGCGTAACTAGCTTATCTAAAAAATTATGTGACATGTTACAATTATACACTCAAAATGGTGGAGTAAGACCATTTGGTTCTGCTTTAATCATTGGTGGAGTATATGATGGTGTATGTAAATTATTCGAAACTGACCCAAGCGGAGCATTAATTGAATACAAAGCTACAGCTATTGGTTCAGGCAGATCTGCAGCTATGGAAATCTTTGAAGAAAAATACGAAGATGATTTAACATTAGATGAAGCTATTGAATTAGCATTAACTGCTATTAATGAAGCTACTGATCATGATACTGTATCTAATAATGTAGAAATAGCCGTTATTAAAGTCGATGGCGAAAAATATGTAAAACTTTCTCAAGATGAAGTACAGAAATACATTGATGAAGTACTTGTTGAAGAAGAGGAAGAAGAGTCTGCTGATTCTCAAGAAGATGAAGAATAA